A part of Antennarius striatus isolate MH-2024 chromosome 21, ASM4005453v1, whole genome shotgun sequence genomic DNA contains:
- the LOC137588303 gene encoding 2-aminoethanethiol dioxygenase-like: MSGERGAPLIQRIAAAAGSAFTELSRPDYGDRHRDLLALVTAVRAADLNIDAREHSPAESPPVTYMHICETEAFSMGVFLMGPGASMPLHDHPGMNGMLKVLYGKVCISCYDKLEMNLAPPPQFEPPVTPLQTPFLRRSVLRSVAEFSGDCGPCLLTPVQDNLHQISAVEGPAAFLDILAPPYDPGEGRDCHYYRVLQVAPGDGATDGTSAGEHQGGASAVTWLLEIPQPEEFWCGGEPYPGPPIAF, translated from the exons ATGTCGGGGGAGCGCGGAGCTCCTCTGATCCAGCGGATCGCAGCGGCCGCCGGCAGCGCCTTCACCGAGCTGAGCCGCCCGGACTACGGGGACCGGCACCGGGACCTGCTGGCCCTGGTGACCGCGGTCAGGGCTGCCGACCTGAACATCGATGCCCGCGAACACAGCCCGGCGGAGAGCCCCCCCGTCACCTACATGCACATCTGCGAGACGGAGGCGTTCAGCATGGGGGTGTTCCTGATGGGCCCCGGGGCCTCCATGCCGCTGCACGACCACCCGGGCATGAACGGGATGCTGAAG GTTCTCTATGGGAAGGTGTGTATCAGCTGCTATGACAAGCTGGAGATGAACCTGGCCCCCCCACCTCAGTTCGAGCCCCCCGTGACACCCCTGCAGACCCCGTTCCTGCGGCGCTCGGTGCTCCGCTCCGTGGCTGAGTTCTCTGGGGACTGTGGGCCCTGCCTCCTCACGCCTGTGCAGGACAACCTGCACCAGATCTCTGCAGTGGAGGGGCCGGCTGCCTTTCTGGACATCCTGGCCCCCCCGTATGATCCAGGCGAGGGGCGGGACTGTCACTACTACAGAGTCCTGCAGGTTGCACCGGGGGACGGGGCGACGGACGGGACGAGCGCTGGGGAGCATCAGGGGGGGGCATCGGCGGTGACGTGGCTGCTGGAGATCCCTCAGCCGGAGGAGTTCTGGTGTGGCGGGGAGCCCTATCCGGGCCCCCCCATTGCCTTCTGA
- the bms1 gene encoding ribosome biogenesis protein BMS1 homolog isoform X1, with translation MDGKVKKQRPHQQKHSGPKAERKKLKKQGGSTEQDERKRNPKAFAVQSAVRMAKTFHRAQDIKTKKHHIPHVDRTPLEPPPIVIVVVGPPKVGKSTLIRCLIKNFTRQKLGDICGPVTIVSGKKRRLTFMECNNDINTMIDLAKVADLVLMLIDASFGFEMETFEFLNICQVHGFPRIMGVLTHLDSFKNNKTLRKTKKNLKHRFWTEVYQGAKLFYLSGMVYGEYQTQEVKNLGRFISVMKFRPLVWQTSHPYVLVDRMEDLTDPERVRTEPKCDRTVSLYGYLRGTLMKNRGQVHIPGIGDFQVADVNFLPDPCSLPDAQKKRALNEKERLLYAPMAGVGGVVYDKDAVYIDLPAGHVKQQQEEVRPTTELVQSLIDTHATLDTKMAGSRMSLFSGSAGLEPSEVDEESRAIQGLQETHVWDPHTKRNRRKVVFTEEEQEEEEEDSSDDEDGGSEEYDQEEQGDDEDEENLSTFLRKERVRSKTEALPAKRPKLEEEGGAERLVFADSEDELQSEEEDGRARDSGHCSEEEEDEEEDASEDEEEDDAAEAAANNQTMSDEEEEEDEGALRWKEGLQLKASQAFLRQQQAAPNLRKLVYGAVAKAEGSEEEDEEEEELGGLFRVSRPQNSKKLEANAVDCSRFHGDSSHDWESEEMLNSIRDCFVTGKWDDGQDAAVLLKEDEELYGDFEDLETGEVHAGQSGLQGSAEQNSDSDGDDGDNGEAGESVEVDDEVQKNKRLEKKRRLKERFNEEYDDGDATYFDDLKEEMQKQAELNRAEFQDVDDDTRVQYEGFRPGMYIRLEISSVPCELVTNFDPHYPIILGGLGSAEGNIGYLQMRLKKHRWHGRILKTRDPLILSLGWRRFQTIPLYHIEDHNGRHRLLKYTPQHMHCGATIWGPVTPQGTGFLAVQSVTGSTANFRIAATGVVLDLDKSVTIVKKLKLIGHPYKIYKNTCFIKDMFNTMLEVAKFEGASIRTVSGVRGQIKKALSTPPGAYRATFEDRLLMSDIVFLRSWYPVSVPQLYNPVTSLLLPVGQKDQWGGMRTLGQLKHDLGIRNNPNTDSLYKPVVRAQRRFNPLHIPRQLQKALPFKSKLKQQQPKGKTPRDLQRPSVIREPHERKVAALLHALSAVHHHRKKKAHAVQHAKHKEFLQQKDKQEEAKLLRQKEARKKLYRVMGQMDRKKQRSSLKGAAQDQ, from the exons ATGGATGGGAAGGTGAAGAAGCAGAGGCCTCACCAGCAGAAGCACAGCGGACCAAaggcagagaggaagaagctgaagaagcaGGGAGGCTCCACGGAACAGGATGAACGCAAACGCAACCCCAAAGCGTTCGCGGTTCAGTCCGCCGTACGCATGGCCAAGACCTTCCACAG GGCTCAGgacataaaaactaaaaagcATCACATCCCCCATGTAGACCGGACTCCTCTGGAACCCCCTCCCATCGTGATCGTTGTAGTTGGCCCCCCCAAGGTGGGAAAGAGCACCCTGATCCGCTGCCTCATCAAAAACTTCACTCGACAGAAGCTGGGTGACATCTGTGGTCCTGTGACCATCGTCTCTG GTAAGAAGCGCCGCCTCACGTTCATGGAGTGTAACAATGACATCAACACCATGATCGACCTCGCTAAAGTCGCTGACCTG GTGTTGATGCTGATTGATGCCAGCTTCGGCTTCGAGATGGAGACCTTTGAGTTTCTCAACATCTGCCAGGTGCACGGCTTTCCTCGCATCATGGGCGTCCTCACTCACCTGGATTCCTTCAAGAACAACAAGACGCTGAGGAAGACCAAGAAGAACCTCAAGCATCGCTTCTGGACAGAGGTCTACCAG GGGGCCAAGCTGTTCTACCTGTCAGGTATGGTGTATGGGGAGTATCAGACCCAGGAGGTGAAGAACCTGGGCCGCTTCATCTCCGTCATGAAGTTCCGTCCTCTGGTGTGGCAGACCAGCCACCCCTACGTGCTGGTGGACcg CATGGAGGACTTGACCGATCCTGAGCGGGTCAGGACAGAACCCAAGTGTGACCGGACGGTGTCCCTGTACGGCTACCTGAGGGGGACGCTGATGAAGAACCGAGGACAGGTCCACATCCCAG GCATCGGGGACTTCCAGGTGGCAGACGTGAACTTCCTGCCAGACCCGTGTTCGCTGCCGGACGCCCAGAAGAAGAGAGCCCTGAACGAGAAGGAGCGCCTCCTGTACGCCCCCATGGCCGGGGTCGGGGGGGTCGTGTACGACAAAGACGCCGTGTACATCGACCTTCCTGCTGGTCACgtcaaacagcagcag GAGGAGGTGCGTCCCACCACGGAGCTGGTCCAGTCCCTCATCGACACACACGCCACCCTGGACACCAAGATGGCGGGCAGCAGGATGTCTCTGTTCAGCGGCTCCGCCGGCCTGGAGCCCTCGGAGGTCGACGAGGAGAGCAG AGCGATTCAGGGTCTCCAGGAGACGCACGTTTGGGACCCACACACCaagaggaacaggaggaagGTGGTCTTcactgaggaggagcaggaggaggaggaggaggacagcagtgatgatgaggatggtggAAGTGAAGAATATGACCAGGAGGAGcaaggagatgatgaagatgaggaaaacCTATCCACGTTTCTCAGAAAGGAGCGAGTCAGATCCAAGACGGAAGCTCTGCCTGCAAAAAGACcaaagctggaggaagaggggggggcagagaggctGGTGTTCGCTGACAGTGAAGACGAGCTgcagagtgaggaagaggacggGAGAGCGAGAGACTCAGGACACtgttcagaggaggaggaggatgaagaagaggatgcatcagaggatgaagaagaggatgatgcAGCTGAGGCTGCAGCAAACAATCAAACGATgagtgatgaggaagaggaggaggatgaag GCGCTCTGCGATGGAAGGAGGGTCTGCAGCTGAAGGCATCACAAGCGTTTCTACGACAACAACAAGCCGCCCCCAATCTGAGAAAGCTGGTCTATGGCGCAG TTGCAAAGGCAGAAGGttcggaggaggaggacgaggaggaagaggagttggGGGGGCTGTTTCGAGTCAGCCGCCCTCAGAACAGTAAAAAGTTGGAAGCTAATGCTGTTGACTGTTCCCGTTTCCACGGCGACTCCTCGCACGACTGGGAATCTGAGGAG ATGCTGAACTCCATCCGGGACTGCTTTGTAACAGGGAAGTGGGATGACGGTCAAGATGCTGCTGTGCTGCTGAAGGAGGATG AGGAACTGTATGGAGACTTTGAGGATCTAGAAACAGGAGAAGTTCATGCTGGACAAAGTGGGCTACAGGGTTCAGCTGAG CAGAACAGtgacagtgatggtgatgatggtgataacgGTGAAGCTGGAGAGAGCGTGGAGGTGGATGACGAGGTCCAGAAGAACAAGCGTCTGGAGAAGAAGCGCCGGCTGAAGGAGCGCTTCAACGAGGAGTACGACGATGGAGACGCCACGTACTTCGATGACCTGAAGGAGGAGATGCAGAAGCAGGCGGAG CTGAACCGGGCCGAGTTCCAGGACGTGGACGACGACACCAGAGTTCAGTACGAAGGCTTCCGCCCAGGGATGTACATCCGGCTGGAGATCTCCTCTGTGCCCTGCGAGCTGGTCACCAACTTTGACCCTCATTACCCCATCATCCTCGGAGGGCTGGGCTCCGCTGAGGGCAACATAGGGtacctgcag atgcgGCTGAAGAAACACCGCTGGCATGGCCGCATCTTAAAGACGCGGGACCCCCTCATCCTGTCGCTGGGCTGGAGGCGCTTCCAGACCATCCCCCTCTACCACATCGAGGACCACAACGGACGCCACCGCCTGCTCAAGTACACCCCCCAGCACATGCACTGTGGGGCCACCATCTGGG GTCCGGTCACGCCGCAGGGCACCGGCTTCCTGGCTGTGCAGTCAGTGACAGGATCCACC GCTAACTTCCGTATCGCAGCCACAGGagtggttctggatctggacaAGTCTGTGACCATAGTGAAGAAGCTCAAGCTGATCGGTCACCCCTACAAGATCTACAAGAACACCTGCTTCATCAAG GACATGTTCAACACGATGCTGGAGGTGGCCAAGTTTGAAGGAGCCTCCATACGAACAgtgtcaggggtcagaggtcagatcaAGAAGGCCCTGTCCACGCCCCCAGGGGCTTATCGAGCCACGTTTGAGGATCGCTTGCTGATGAGTG acatCGTGTTCCTGCGTTCCTGGTATCCCGTGTCGGTTCCTCAGCTCTACAACCCCGTCACCTCTCTGCTGCTCCCGGTGGGGCAGAAGGACCAGTGGGGGGGCATGAGGACTCTGGGACAACTCAAACATGACCTCGGCATTCGCAACAACCCCAACACAGACTCCCTGTACAAg CCGGTGGTCCGAGCCCAAAGGCGCTTCAACCCCCTCCACATCCCGAGACAGCTCCAGAAGGCCCTCCCCTTCAAGAGCaaactgaagcagcagcagcccaaAGGAAAGACCCCCAGAGACCTCCAGAGGCCCAGTGTGATCAGAGAGCCCCACGAGAGGAAG GTGGCAGCACTGCTCCACGCTCTGAGCGCAGTTCATCACCACAGGAAGAAGAAAGCACACGCGGTGCAGCACGCCAAACACAAGGAGTTCCTGCAGCAGAAGGACAAACAGGAGGAGGCCAAGCTCCTGAGGCAGAAGGAGGCCCGTAAGAAGCTGTACCGCGTCATGGGCCAGATGGACAGGAAGAAGCAGAGGTCCAGCCTGAAGGGGGCAGCGCAGGATCAGTGA
- the bms1 gene encoding ribosome biogenesis protein BMS1 homolog isoform X2 has translation MDGKVKKQRPHQQKHSGPKAERKKLKKQGGSTEQDERKRNPKAFAVQSAVRMAKTFHRAQDIKTKKHHIPHVDRTPLEPPPIVIVVVGPPKVGKSTLIRCLIKNFTRQKLGDICGPVTIVSGKKRRLTFMECNNDINTMIDLAKVADLVLMLIDASFGFEMETFEFLNICQVHGFPRIMGVLTHLDSFKNNKTLRKTKKNLKHRFWTEVYQGAKLFYLSGMVYGEYQTQEVKNLGRFISVMKFRPLVWQTSHPYVLVDRMEDLTDPERVRTEPKCDRTVSLYGYLRGTLMKNRGQVHIPGIGDFQVADVNFLPDPCSLPDAQKKRALNEKERLLYAPMAGVGGVVYDKDAVYIDLPAGHVKQQQEEVRPTTELVQSLIDTHATLDTKMAGSRMSLFSGSAGLEPSEVDEESRAIQGLQETHVWDPHTKRNRRKVVFTEEEQEEEEEDSSDDEDGGSEEYDQEEQGDDEDEENLSTFLRKERVRSKTEALPAKRPKLEEEGGAERLVFADSEDELQSEEEDGRARDSGHCSEEEEDEEEDASEDEEEDDAAEAAANNQTMSDEEEEEDEGALRWKEGLQLKASQAFLRQQQAAPNLRKLVYGAVAKAEGSEEEDEEEEELGGLFRVSRPQNSKKLEANAVDCSRFHGDSSHDWESEEMLNSIRDCFVTGKWDDGQDAAVLLKEDEELYGDFEDLETGEVHAGQSGLQGSAENSDSDGDDGDNGEAGESVEVDDEVQKNKRLEKKRRLKERFNEEYDDGDATYFDDLKEEMQKQAELNRAEFQDVDDDTRVQYEGFRPGMYIRLEISSVPCELVTNFDPHYPIILGGLGSAEGNIGYLQMRLKKHRWHGRILKTRDPLILSLGWRRFQTIPLYHIEDHNGRHRLLKYTPQHMHCGATIWGPVTPQGTGFLAVQSVTGSTANFRIAATGVVLDLDKSVTIVKKLKLIGHPYKIYKNTCFIKDMFNTMLEVAKFEGASIRTVSGVRGQIKKALSTPPGAYRATFEDRLLMSDIVFLRSWYPVSVPQLYNPVTSLLLPVGQKDQWGGMRTLGQLKHDLGIRNNPNTDSLYKPVVRAQRRFNPLHIPRQLQKALPFKSKLKQQQPKGKTPRDLQRPSVIREPHERKVAALLHALSAVHHHRKKKAHAVQHAKHKEFLQQKDKQEEAKLLRQKEARKKLYRVMGQMDRKKQRSSLKGAAQDQ, from the exons ATGGATGGGAAGGTGAAGAAGCAGAGGCCTCACCAGCAGAAGCACAGCGGACCAAaggcagagaggaagaagctgaagaagcaGGGAGGCTCCACGGAACAGGATGAACGCAAACGCAACCCCAAAGCGTTCGCGGTTCAGTCCGCCGTACGCATGGCCAAGACCTTCCACAG GGCTCAGgacataaaaactaaaaagcATCACATCCCCCATGTAGACCGGACTCCTCTGGAACCCCCTCCCATCGTGATCGTTGTAGTTGGCCCCCCCAAGGTGGGAAAGAGCACCCTGATCCGCTGCCTCATCAAAAACTTCACTCGACAGAAGCTGGGTGACATCTGTGGTCCTGTGACCATCGTCTCTG GTAAGAAGCGCCGCCTCACGTTCATGGAGTGTAACAATGACATCAACACCATGATCGACCTCGCTAAAGTCGCTGACCTG GTGTTGATGCTGATTGATGCCAGCTTCGGCTTCGAGATGGAGACCTTTGAGTTTCTCAACATCTGCCAGGTGCACGGCTTTCCTCGCATCATGGGCGTCCTCACTCACCTGGATTCCTTCAAGAACAACAAGACGCTGAGGAAGACCAAGAAGAACCTCAAGCATCGCTTCTGGACAGAGGTCTACCAG GGGGCCAAGCTGTTCTACCTGTCAGGTATGGTGTATGGGGAGTATCAGACCCAGGAGGTGAAGAACCTGGGCCGCTTCATCTCCGTCATGAAGTTCCGTCCTCTGGTGTGGCAGACCAGCCACCCCTACGTGCTGGTGGACcg CATGGAGGACTTGACCGATCCTGAGCGGGTCAGGACAGAACCCAAGTGTGACCGGACGGTGTCCCTGTACGGCTACCTGAGGGGGACGCTGATGAAGAACCGAGGACAGGTCCACATCCCAG GCATCGGGGACTTCCAGGTGGCAGACGTGAACTTCCTGCCAGACCCGTGTTCGCTGCCGGACGCCCAGAAGAAGAGAGCCCTGAACGAGAAGGAGCGCCTCCTGTACGCCCCCATGGCCGGGGTCGGGGGGGTCGTGTACGACAAAGACGCCGTGTACATCGACCTTCCTGCTGGTCACgtcaaacagcagcag GAGGAGGTGCGTCCCACCACGGAGCTGGTCCAGTCCCTCATCGACACACACGCCACCCTGGACACCAAGATGGCGGGCAGCAGGATGTCTCTGTTCAGCGGCTCCGCCGGCCTGGAGCCCTCGGAGGTCGACGAGGAGAGCAG AGCGATTCAGGGTCTCCAGGAGACGCACGTTTGGGACCCACACACCaagaggaacaggaggaagGTGGTCTTcactgaggaggagcaggaggaggaggaggaggacagcagtgatgatgaggatggtggAAGTGAAGAATATGACCAGGAGGAGcaaggagatgatgaagatgaggaaaacCTATCCACGTTTCTCAGAAAGGAGCGAGTCAGATCCAAGACGGAAGCTCTGCCTGCAAAAAGACcaaagctggaggaagaggggggggcagagaggctGGTGTTCGCTGACAGTGAAGACGAGCTgcagagtgaggaagaggacggGAGAGCGAGAGACTCAGGACACtgttcagaggaggaggaggatgaagaagaggatgcatcagaggatgaagaagaggatgatgcAGCTGAGGCTGCAGCAAACAATCAAACGATgagtgatgaggaagaggaggaggatgaag GCGCTCTGCGATGGAAGGAGGGTCTGCAGCTGAAGGCATCACAAGCGTTTCTACGACAACAACAAGCCGCCCCCAATCTGAGAAAGCTGGTCTATGGCGCAG TTGCAAAGGCAGAAGGttcggaggaggaggacgaggaggaagaggagttggGGGGGCTGTTTCGAGTCAGCCGCCCTCAGAACAGTAAAAAGTTGGAAGCTAATGCTGTTGACTGTTCCCGTTTCCACGGCGACTCCTCGCACGACTGGGAATCTGAGGAG ATGCTGAACTCCATCCGGGACTGCTTTGTAACAGGGAAGTGGGATGACGGTCAAGATGCTGCTGTGCTGCTGAAGGAGGATG AGGAACTGTATGGAGACTTTGAGGATCTAGAAACAGGAGAAGTTCATGCTGGACAAAGTGGGCTACAGGGTTCAGCTGAG AACAGtgacagtgatggtgatgatggtgataacgGTGAAGCTGGAGAGAGCGTGGAGGTGGATGACGAGGTCCAGAAGAACAAGCGTCTGGAGAAGAAGCGCCGGCTGAAGGAGCGCTTCAACGAGGAGTACGACGATGGAGACGCCACGTACTTCGATGACCTGAAGGAGGAGATGCAGAAGCAGGCGGAG CTGAACCGGGCCGAGTTCCAGGACGTGGACGACGACACCAGAGTTCAGTACGAAGGCTTCCGCCCAGGGATGTACATCCGGCTGGAGATCTCCTCTGTGCCCTGCGAGCTGGTCACCAACTTTGACCCTCATTACCCCATCATCCTCGGAGGGCTGGGCTCCGCTGAGGGCAACATAGGGtacctgcag atgcgGCTGAAGAAACACCGCTGGCATGGCCGCATCTTAAAGACGCGGGACCCCCTCATCCTGTCGCTGGGCTGGAGGCGCTTCCAGACCATCCCCCTCTACCACATCGAGGACCACAACGGACGCCACCGCCTGCTCAAGTACACCCCCCAGCACATGCACTGTGGGGCCACCATCTGGG GTCCGGTCACGCCGCAGGGCACCGGCTTCCTGGCTGTGCAGTCAGTGACAGGATCCACC GCTAACTTCCGTATCGCAGCCACAGGagtggttctggatctggacaAGTCTGTGACCATAGTGAAGAAGCTCAAGCTGATCGGTCACCCCTACAAGATCTACAAGAACACCTGCTTCATCAAG GACATGTTCAACACGATGCTGGAGGTGGCCAAGTTTGAAGGAGCCTCCATACGAACAgtgtcaggggtcagaggtcagatcaAGAAGGCCCTGTCCACGCCCCCAGGGGCTTATCGAGCCACGTTTGAGGATCGCTTGCTGATGAGTG acatCGTGTTCCTGCGTTCCTGGTATCCCGTGTCGGTTCCTCAGCTCTACAACCCCGTCACCTCTCTGCTGCTCCCGGTGGGGCAGAAGGACCAGTGGGGGGGCATGAGGACTCTGGGACAACTCAAACATGACCTCGGCATTCGCAACAACCCCAACACAGACTCCCTGTACAAg CCGGTGGTCCGAGCCCAAAGGCGCTTCAACCCCCTCCACATCCCGAGACAGCTCCAGAAGGCCCTCCCCTTCAAGAGCaaactgaagcagcagcagcccaaAGGAAAGACCCCCAGAGACCTCCAGAGGCCCAGTGTGATCAGAGAGCCCCACGAGAGGAAG GTGGCAGCACTGCTCCACGCTCTGAGCGCAGTTCATCACCACAGGAAGAAGAAAGCACACGCGGTGCAGCACGCCAAACACAAGGAGTTCCTGCAGCAGAAGGACAAACAGGAGGAGGCCAAGCTCCTGAGGCAGAAGGAGGCCCGTAAGAAGCTGTACCGCGTCATGGGCCAGATGGACAGGAAGAAGCAGAGGTCCAGCCTGAAGGGGGCAGCGCAGGATCAGTGA